Genomic segment of Xanthobacter dioxanivorans:
TCGTTTCTGGCGTGATGCCGGCGCTCAACCGTGACGCCGCATTCCCGAACCTCGGCGCGAGGCCAGCCAGCGAGGCGATGCGCCGTCGGCAGGTGGTGATTTGCGATAAGGCCGCGTCATGAGGCGCGGAACAAAATGACGCTAGGATTAAATTTCCGATGCCTCGGCATAAAGAAAATGCTGATGTCTACAGGCGAGCAATCTTCTTCAGAAGAATCATGAATTGATCGCGTTCTTTCTGCGTTAAATTGATCAACTGGCGGTGTTCCAGTTCGGTTGCCCGTCGCGTCAGGTCATCTATAATAGCCAGTCCGCCCTGCGACAATTCCAGTCCGTAATAAGCTTTCCCATCTTTTTTCCGGCGCACGCGAGCAAGCAGCTGGCGATTCATGAGGTCTTTGATCGCATTCGCCATGTTCGATTCTTGTACGCCCAGCACGGACGCCAACATTCCCTGCCGCACTCCCGGATTTCTGGCCGTAACGGAAAGAATTGCATACCCAATCGGGTTGAGCTGGTACTCGGAAAAAAATTCGGAAAAGGTGCGGACGGACTGATCCTGTATGCGTCGGATTAAATATCCAAACGTGTCAGTGACGGATGATCCATCGCATACGTCGGGGGACGGAGGCGTAATATTATTGAACTCTTCTGTCTTGTGGCGAAGCATACGATTGACTTCCTCTATTTCTCACATACCGGCGTCGTGCTCGACGAGCGGAGGCCGAGCCATCATCGCGCGACGCCGCCTTATTCCCGAGGTGTCTTTTACCACCGCTCCATCTTTTAAATTGTGGCGCACGCCCGAATGCCATGGATCGTCATCCCCGCTCCACCGACCTTGCGACCTCCTGCTCATCGGGCTCGGGTTTGAGTCTAATGGATTCTTATTTCCGTGTCGTTGGCCCGGCATGCATATCGGAATTCCGCTAAATGCGACCCCGCCTCTTCATGGGTTGAGGTGCCGGCCAGCCAAACGCTGAAGAGGTGTTCGAGGCTGCGGATCGCGCACGACATGGAACGAACCGCTTCAGCCGGTGGCGCAAGGCGGGGCATCCGGGTCGCCGCCGCCAAATATATTCGGCGCTTCACGCAGGGTCGGCCCCCACCCGGTGGGATTGGAGGCGCGCGACCGGAGGCCTGCGATCGGCCGCCGGCTGTGGTCGATCGCAGGCCGCGCCAGCCCCTGACGCGACATGCGTTGACACCATAACTTATGACCTATAAGTTATGACCTCGGAGAAAGCGCCCATGCAAGAAATAACGCCAAACCCCGATGGCCCTGCCTTTCCACTCAACAGCTGGTATGCAGCAGGGTGGAGCGATGAGATCGGGGCTGCGCTCACTGCGCGCCGCATCTGCGACAAGCCGGTTCTGCTTTATCGATGCGCCGACGGAACGCCGACGGCGCTTGAGGATGTGTGCTGGCACCGCCTGGTGCCCCTGTCCGCGGGCAAGCGGGTTGGCGATCAGGTTGCCTGTCCCTATCACGGGCTGGTTTTCAACCGGCAAGGCCGGTGCACGCACATGCCGTCCCAGCAGACGGTCAATCCCGCTGCCTGTGTAAAATCCTATCCGGTGGTCGAGCGGCATCGCTTTGTCTGGATCTGGATGGGTGATCCGCGCCTGGCCGATCCGGCCCTTGTTCCCGATCTTCATCAGAACAGCAATCCGGCGTGGGCGGGCGATGGCGGCCTGATGCACATGGACTGCGATTATCGGCTGTTGATCGACAACCTGATGGATCTCACGCACGAAACCTTCGTGCACAGCTCGAGCATCGGCAACCGTGCCGTGGCGGAGGCGCCCTTTACTGTTCGTCACGACGGCGACATGGTCATGGTCACCCGTTGGATGATCGACACCGAGGCCCCGCCGCTGTTCCGCGCCATATTGGGCAGCCTGGGGCGGGCGGGGAATGTCGATCGCTGGCAGCGCGTCACTTTCCACGCGCCGAGCACTGTCACCATCGACGTCGGCGCCGCGCTGACAGGAACGGGCGCGCCGGAAGGCGACCGGAGCCAGGGGTTCAGTGGCTTCGTGATTCATGTGGTTACGCCGGTGACGGCGACGCGGTGCGAGTACCGCTGGATATTCCTGCGCAATTTCAGCCTCGACGACGAGAAGCTCACCGAGGAGTGGCGCGACGGGGCGCGCTCCATATTCGGCGAGGACAAGCTCATCCTGGAAATGCAGCAAAAATCCGTGAGCGAATTCGGATTGAGGAAGTTCTACTACCTCAATATCGATGGTGGGGCGCTTTGGGCCCGACGGATCGTCGAGCGCATGGTCGCCCGCGAGCAGGATGGCGAGGCCGTGGACGCCTCCGTTGCGGCGGAGTGAGGCGATGCATGGTTTGTCCTACAGCGTTCCCGGCCAAGGCACCCAGTGGCTGGAAGCCTCGGTGCGCGCCGTCGACCCCGCCTGCGACGATGTCGTTGCCATCGAGCTGGAATACCCGGTGCCGTTGCAGGCCCACGAGGCGGGCTCGCACATCAAGGTTCAGGTGATTGCGGACGGGCGCCAGGCAACGCGCTCGTACTCAGTGGTGGAGCATCGTGGGCGTCAACGCCTGCTGATCGCCGTGCGGCGTCTCGACAATGGGCAGGGCGGCTCGAAGTTCATGCACGCGCTGCGGGTCGGCGACCGGCTGCGGGCGTCGCTGCCCGGCAATCACTTCGTCCTGCTTCCGGGCGCCCCGTCCTATATGCTGATCGCCGGGGGCATCGGCGTCACGCCCATCGTCGGCATGGCGCGGGCACTGCGCGCGTTGCGCGCCCGCTTCAAATTCTTCTACCTGGGCCGCAAGCCGGAAGCGATGCCGTTCCTCCCCAGGCTGCTCGCCGAGTTCGGGGAAGATCTGGTGGTGCACATCGATGCGCAGGCGGGTCCTTTCGATCTGCAGCCGCACCTCGCGACGCAGCCTGGAGCGGCGGAGGCGTATGTCTGCGGTCCGGTGCCGATGCTGGAGGCGCTGCAGGCGTCATGGGCGGCGGCGGGGCGGCCGCGCGAGCTTCTGCGCTTCGAGACATTCGGCGCGGCCTCCGACCGCCCGTCGGAGGCGTTTCGTGTGTCCGTCAATCGCCGCAATATCGAATTCCTCGTTCCGCCGGAGCGCAATCTCCTTGAGATGCTGGAGGAAAGGGGGTGCGAGCCCCTCTATTTCTGCCAGCGCGGCGAGTGCGGCCTGTGTGCCGTCGATGTCGTCTCGCTTGAAGGCGACCTCGATCACCGGGACGTCTTCCTCAGCGCGGACCAGCGGGCGCAAGGCCGGCAGCTTTGCGCCTGTGTCTCGCGAGCCACCGGCTCAATCACGATCGACATGCCTTGAACGGGGCGACGAGAGACAATGGCTTCACACGCATCACTCGAAACGCGACGCACCACTTACTATGATGCGCTCGAAGCTGAAAACCTCGGGCCTCTCTGGCTGAAGCTGTCGGGTCTGGTGCCGGCGGAGCCCAGCCCGAAGGCGCGGCCGTTCAAGTGGTCTTTCGACGAGATCCGCCCGAGGCTGCTGGAGGCCGGGGACCTGATCACGGCCGAGGAAGCCGAACGCCGGGTGCTCGTGCTCAACAATCCCGGCCTGCCGGGGGCGTCGCGGATCACGGATACCCTGTACGCCGGGCTGCAGCTGATCATGCCGGGCGAAATCGCGCCCGCACATCGCCATACCCAATCGGCATTGCGCTTTGTCATCGAGGGAACCAACGCCTTCACCTCCGTTGCGGGTGAGCGCACGAGCATGCATCCGGGTGATTTCATCATCACCCCGGCCTGGGAATGGCATGACCACGGTAGCGAAGCCGACGGCCCGGTGATCTGGATGGACGGGCTGGATGTGCCTCTCGTTTCCTATCTGGGGGTTGGCTTCCGGGAGGAGCACAACAGCAAGGCGCAGATCGTTTCCCGCCCGGACGGCTTTGCAGCGGCCAAATACGGCTCCGGCCTCCTGCCGCTCGAGAGCCGGTCGCGCCCCACCTCTCCGATTTTCAACTACCCTTACGCCCGGACACGGGAGGCCCTGCACATCCTCGCCCAGGGCGAAGATCCAGATCCCCATCACGGGCATGTTCTGCGCTTCGTCAATCCCACCAATGGGGATTGGGCAATCCCCACCATCGCCGCAAGCATGCGCCTTTTGCCCAGGGGCATTGCGACCGCGCCATACCGGTCGACCGACGGTGCCGTGCTGGTGCTGGTGGAGGGCAGGTTGCGCGCGCGTGTGGGAGATGCCAGCTTCATCCTGAGCGCGAAAGACGTTCTCGCCCTGCCGCTCTGGACGCCGTACCATTTTGAAGCGATCGAGGAGTCCGTTTTCTTCGTATTTTCCGATCGGCCCGTCCACGAAAAGCTGGGTCTGTGGCGCGAGTACAAGGACGCGCTGCCGGGCTTCGGCACCGAATCATGGTGAGGCGGCCATGAAACTCGTTCGCTTCAACGGCAATCGCCTCGGCCTGTGGCATCTCGATGGCATCGAGGATATCACGAGCCGGTTCGACCTGGCCCTGTCCTGGCCTGCTTTGCCCGGCGACGCGGTCGTTCGCCAGTTTTATGAACGGCGAGATCATCTGGACACGACGCCGCGCGGCGAGCTGATCCCCCACGGCTCCGTGCGCCTCGACAGCCCGGTGGCCAACCCGTCCAAGATCATCGGCGCGCCGGTCAACTACAAGGCGCACATCGACGAAGCCAATTCGGACACCGAGATCAATACCGGAAAAGTATACACGACCCTCGACGCCTACGGCCTTTTTCTGAAGGCCAACAGCAGCCTTGCAGGTCCTTCCGACGGATTCCCGCGGACCTTTCCGGACAGGCGGACCGATCATGAAGTGGAAATGGCCGTCGTGATCGGCGCCGAGTGCAAAAACGTCGATCGGGAGGAGGCGTTGCACTACGTCGCCGGATATTCGATCGGCCTCGACATGTCGCTGCGTGGACCGGAAGTGCCGAGCTACAGGAAGTCGCCGGACGGATACGCCATTCTCGGACCATGGCTGGTTTCGCCCGATGAAGTCCCAGATCCCGACGCCCTGCGTCTGCAGTTGAGCGTGAATGGCGATGTCCGGCAGGCGTCTTCTACCGCATACATGTTGTTCGATACACGCCGCATCATCGAATATGCCAGCCGTCTCTACACCCTTTACCCTGGAGACATCATCATGACGGGAACGCCGGACGGTGTCGGCCCCGTTCATGCGGGAGACCAGATCCACGCCAGTGTTGAATCTCTGGGAGAGCTGCTTATCACCGTAACGGCGTGACGATTGCAAATATGACGGAGACAAGGCCGCGAGGTCTAAGTCGCCGCGTATATGTGGAGAGGAAACGATGGAATTCCTGTGGAATACGTGGCACTTCGCTGCGTGGGCTCAAGATGTGGCGGCCGGTCAGCTTGTTCCACGCATCCTGTTGAATGTTCCGGTCGTGCTGTTCCGCGACGCCGCCGGGCAGGTGGCCGCAATGGAGGACCGCTGTCCCCATCGCTTTGCCCCGCTCTCGCGCGGCCGGCTGGCTGGCGATCGCGTGATCTGCGGTTATCACGGGCTTGAGTTCGACGCCCGTGGCGCTTGCGTTCGCAACCCTCACCTCAGCGGCAAGGTTCCGGCCGCCGCCAAGGTGCGCACTTTTCCGGTGGTCGAAAGGCACAGCGGCCTGTGGATCTGGCTCGGCGAAGAAATCCCCGATTCAACGCTCATTCCCGACTACTCGATCCTTTCGGAGGCGGCGCCAGAAGCCGTCACTCGGCGTGACCACTTCGTCATGAATGTGCCGTTCGAGCTGATCGTCGACAACATCCTGGACTGCAGCCACGGCAACTTCCTGCACCGCGATATCCTCGGCAATGAGGAAATGAATTGTACCGACACGACCGTCGAGCAGGTCGGGAACGCGTTCTGGGTGCGGCGGTTCATGGCGAATGTGCCGTGTCCGGGCATCTGGGACCTGATGTTCCGTGGTGACGGCGGCACCGTCGACACCTGGCAGGATTGTCGGTGGGAGGCGCCGTCCGCCTTGTTGCTGGATGTGGGCGTCACCGAGGCGGGCGCCCCTCGGCGGGACGGCACCGGCTACCTGGGCCTCCACATCATGACGCCGCAAACCAAGACATCAACGCACTACCACACGGTTGCGGTTCGCTGGAATATTAGCCCGTCCTCCGAGACCGAGGAAACGCGGGCGAAGATTTCCGATCTGCGCAAGTTCGCCTTCGTCGAGCAAGACGAGCCCATGATCAGCGCCCAGCATGAAATCATGCTTATGACGGGCGCAGAAACACTCGGCGAGGTCTTGCTGGAGACGGATGTCGGTGTCGTGCGTTGGCGCAAGATCATGAGCGACCTGCTATCCGCCGAGCAGGCCGGACGAGCCCGTAACACACGCCTCCACCGGACGGCATAAATCCAGGGAGGAGCGGGGATGGAAACCATGTCCGTCAAGGTGCGTTCCATTCGAGAGGACGCCATCGGCATTCGGGTTTTCGAGCTCGCGGCGGCCGACAGCCATGCGCTGCCGGCCGCGGCGCCGGGCGACCATATCGACGTGCACATCACCGAGGATCTTGTCAGGCAGTACTCGATCTGCAATCCCGGCTGCGACACCCACTATGTGATCGGCATCAAGCGGGTGGAGCCTTCCCGCGGCGGCTCCGAGGCGATGCATCAGGTCGTCCGGGAGGGCGATGTCCTCCGGATCGGTCGGCCGAGAAGCAACTTCCGGCTGAACGACGACGGCCGGCCCAAGCTGCTGATCGCCGGGGGCATCGGAATCACACCCATCCTCTCCATGGCCACCGCCCTGGCGGCGCGGAACGCGCCCTTCCGCCTGCATTATTTCGCCCAGTCTCCGGAGCACGCAGCCTTCCGGCGCCAGCTCGCGCGCAGCGAACTGGCGCCGCATGCCCGGCTTCGCCTGCGCCTGGCCGGCGGCGCGCTCGAGCGCGCTGTTTCTCTGCTCACGGAGAGCCGCCAGGCGGACGAGGAGATCTATCTTTGTGGTCCGGCGCCGTTCATGGCGCTCGTTCAGCAATCCGCGCTGGACCACGGCTGGCCAGCGGCGGCCATCCGAACGGAATATTTCGCGGCGGCGCCCGCCGCGCCCGCCGCCTCCGCGCCGTTCACTCTTCGGCTTCAGCGCAGCGGTCTGAGCACCGAGGTCGCATCGCATGAGACCATCCTCGCCGCGCTGCGGCGCCTGGGGCTCCCGGTGCGGACGTCATGCGAGCAAGGCATCTGTGGCACCTGCGAGGCCCGCGTGCTCTCCGGCACGCCGGAGCATCGCGACAGCTACCTGAGTGAAGAAGAGAGCAGATCCGGTCGGAAAATTTGCGTCTGTGTCTCGCGCTCCAAGGGACGGGAGCTGGTTCTCGACCTCTAACGTCCAATCAAAAAATTGGGGAATGCTCAATGACCGTCGTCGATATCAAAGCAAACCTGAAAAACATATTTAAGCCGGAGTACGGCCACTTCATTGCGGGCAGATGGATCGGGAGTGATTCGGGAAAAACAATCCCTCAGATCAATCCCGCGACGGGAGAGATCCTGAGCTGCGTGCAGGCGGGAAATCGGCAGGACGTGCTGCGCGCCGTAGCGGCGGCCGAGGCCGCATATGCCTCCTGGTCGCAGACGACGCCCGACGAGCGGCAGGCGTTGCTCATCGAGATCGCCCGGCGCATGCGCGCCAGGAACGCCGAATATGCCCGGATGGAATGCCTGAATAACGGCAAGACGATCACTGAGGCGACCTATTGGGATATTCCAATAGCGGCGGCGCAGTTCGATCTCTTCGCGGGGGCGGCGCATACGCTGATCGGCGAGACGCGCAACTATCCCGACGCCCTTCAGATCGTCCACAGGGAACCTCTCGGCGTTTGTGCGCAGATCATCCCCTGGAATGTGCCGCTGCTGATGATGGCAGCCAAGATCGCGCCGGCGCTCGCGGCTGGAAATACGGTGGTGCTGAAGCCCGCCGAGTCATCTTGCCTGTCTGTCCTGGAATTCTTTGACGAGATGGCCGACATCATTCCGCCGGGTGTCGTAAACGTCGTGACCGGCTATGGAGCGGACGTCGGCGAAGCCCTGGTTACGCACCCGAGCGTGCGAAAGGTCGCCTTCACCGGTTCGGTGCCGACGGCCCGAAAGATCATGCAATATGCTTCCGCCAACATCATTCCGCAGACAATGGAGCTCGGCGGCAAGTCGGCGCAGGTGGTTTGTCCCACCGCCGACATCGATGCGGCCGTCGAGGGGGCCGCGCTTTCTACAATTTTCAACAAGGGGGAGGTCTGTCTCGCAGGGTCCCGCATCTACGTCCACAGTTCGGTAAAAGACGAGTTCACCGAGAAACTTGTTCGCGTGCTCAACAGTGTTCGTGTGGGTGATCCTCTCAATCCAGCCACTCAGCTGGGGGCACTTGCGTCCCAGGCGCAGTACGAGAAGGTCACCGGATATTTCGATATCGGGCGAGCCGAGGGGGCCCGGGTGCTGACGGGGGCCGAACCCCTCCGCGTGACCGGACTGGAGAAGGGGCTATTTGTTCGGCCGACCGTATTTGATGACGTAAGTGATGAAATGCGCATCGCGCGAGAAGAAATATTTGGCCCGGTTACGGCTATATTTACTTGGAATCGCGAGGAGGAAGTGCTTAGATCGGTCAACAACAGCCCCTATGGGCTGGCGGGTGGCATCTGGTCGAATGACCTCAATCAGGTTCACCGGATGTCGCGTCAGATGGAGACCGGAACCATCTGGGTGAATAGATATTTCAATGCCAAGACCGGCAACGCGCTAGGCGGCTACAAGCAAAGCGGCTTCGGGCGGGAGTTCGCCCACGAAATCCTTGGCGACTACACGCATACGAAATCCGTCGTAATCAATCTGCAGGACGGACCGCTTGGTGTATTCGCAAAACACTAGAGCACGCGTCGGTCGACTTGCATCGCAAGCGTGTCGGAAAGCCAGTTCTATATTTTAGAGTTGGACGGCGATTCACCAATCAAATTGATGCAGTTTGATTGGGTCGCGCTCAGGCGTGCGCCGATGTGGCGGTTAAATCTTAAAAGGGGAGGAGAAACGATGGAAAATCTGAATCACACGCATCTTCAGCTCATGGGCAACTACGCGCCAATCTCAATGGAAGCCGACGCGCCTGATCTGCTGGTGACGGAAGGCAAGATTCCCGCGGGCTTAAATGGTGTTCTTTATAGGAACGGCGCCAATCCGATGTTCCCGCCGCTTAGTTCAGATCATCACTGGTTCCTATCGGAAGGGATGATCCACGCGGTATATGTCAAGGACGGCCAGGTCAGCTATCGCAACCGCTGGGTTCGCACGCAGCAGTATCTTGCTCAGCGCGAGGCCGGTCATCGTCTCGTCACCACGGGACTCAAGTCGCCGTCGCTTCCCGAGGGCGAAAATATTCCCAAGCATTTCGCGGCAACTCACGTTCTATTCCACGGCGGCAAGCTCCTGGCGCTGGATGAGTGGTGCGGCCCCGCGGCGCTGGATGGGGATACACTGGAAACTGTTGTCGAGACCTGGGATTTCGAAGGCAAGCACAAAGGCGCCCTCAGCGCCCATCCGCATATCGATCCGGATACGGGGGAGATGCACGGCTTCGGATACCAGGCGGGCGGCTTTGGTACGGCGGAAATGTCTTACTCGGTGGTGGACAAGAACGGAAATCTCATTCGCCATGACCACTTTCCGGTTCCGTTTTGTTCCATCGCCCATGATTTTGCTATCACGAAGGAACATGTGATCTTTCCGCTTTTCGCTGCGGATATCAACCTCCAGCGGGTTGCCAACGGTGGTCCGCTCGGCGCCTACGATCCTGCATTGGGAACCCATTTTGGCATCATGCGCCGAGACGGCGACGTTTCGGAGATGAGGTGGTTCCGGGGGAAGGCGACGTATGCCTTTCACACCATCAATGCGTATACCGAGCATAAAGACGGGCGGACCAAGGTGGTGCTCGACATGATGCAGTATCCGCATCTGCCGCTCTTTCCCGACTTGTCGAAGAATAGCGAACCGGAATGGATCCGAGATGGCAACGGCGTGCCGGTGCGCTGGACTTTCGACATGGATTCGAATGAAGACGGGTATACGGAGGAAGTTCTTTCCTCGGTTGCGGGTGAGTTTCCCGTCGTCGACGAGAGGTACGTGGGGAAGCGGTATTCCAAATGCTTCTACGCCGCCTTCTTGGGCGAATGGGTTGACGGCTCCTATTACGATGCAATCGTTCAGCTGGATGTCGTGACGCGCGAGCATAAGGAGTATCGCCCGGGAAAAGGGCATTATGTTCTCGAGCCCGCTTTTGTCCCGCGTGACAAGAATGCTCCGGAAGGCGATGGCTGGGTGGTTACAATCGTCTACGACCCTGAGCGCAATCTGAGCGATTTCATCGTTCTGGACACCACTGATATCAGCAAGGGGCCGATCGCCAGGGTTGAACTGCCGACCCGGATTCCCTTTGGCTTCCATGGCAGCTGGCGTTCGTTGGAAGCCTAGCGCGCGCGCCGATCAGCCTGCATCGCAGGCTGATCGGAAACCCCGTGTTCCATCTTGGAATGAGGCGGCGATTCACCGATCAGGTTGGTTCGATTTGATCGGATGTCGTCCCAGGGGCCGTTCGGACTTTACGAATGGTGTGATGTTGTCCTGCGTTGACGGGGGGCAACATCACCGTTGTCGTGCCAATAATTGTAGCGCATTCAATTTTACTATTTTTCATTTGAAAATGGGAAATTATCTGGATCTATTACACAAGCAAGTACGAAACGAATGATTCCAAATAGAAAAGACAAAACGAGGGGGGGCTCAACATGCCGGTTCGAAATATTGTGAGCGTCGCGCCGATAGCGCTGGCTTCTGGATTTGCGATTGTGAGCTCGGCTGCCTGGGCGACCGATGCATCGCAATTGACTGGCTACGGCGTGGCCGCCATGTCAATGGGTGGAGCATCAATTGCATTCCCTCAAGACTCGATCGCCGCGGCCAATAATCCGGCGGGGCTCGCCTACGTCGGGAACCGCATTGACCTCGATGTCCAGTTCCTGGGCGCCTCCTCCCAGACGACGCTCATCACGCCCGCCAATCGGATAGACGGCTCAATCATTGCGCCGGTTCCAGAGATGGGCTTCAACTACCAGCTGACGCCGCAGATCACGCTCGGCATGTCGACTTTTGCGAGCGGGGCCGCGTTTAATTATTCAACGTCAGCGCTGCCTATTCCCGGAATGCACAATGCTCAGGCCAGCTTCAAGCAAGTTGTCGCGCTACCGACTGTCACCTATAAGGTCACAGACGATTTCGCGGTGGGAGCGTCGGTCGGTCCCGCGATTCAACTGTTTGAGGCATCCGGCCTGTTCGCGCCGGGTCCCAACGGCGCGCCGATTCTCTTCGATTCCTACAATACGAGAGCGGCATTCGGCGTAACTGGAAAGGTAGGAGCGCTCTGGAACGTCACAAATTGGTTTTCCGTGGGTGCGTCCTATTCGCCAAAGACAATCATGGGAAATATTCCCGGATATAGTAAAACACTTCTGTCGACGGTTGGCGGGGGAATTGATATCCCCGAACAGTACGGGGTCGGAATTGCCATTAGGCCATTTGATAACGTGACGATTGCGGTTGATTATCTGCACATATCGTGGTCTGACGTCAGGGCGTATAATGACCTGTTCGGGTGGCAGGACCAGGACGTGTTCCGTGCTGGAATTTCCTACGATTTCAATGATGTGTGGACGTTCCGAGGCGGATTTAGCCTTGCCAATCAAGCTCCGGATTCGGATTTTGCCACGCAGAATTTCATTCTGACCGGGATCAATTCCAACGCGATTACTGCCGGCTTCACCTGCCGGCTCGGTGGTGGCTATGAGTTCAACCTCGGGCTGGAATATGATATTCCAAACCCACTGGTAGGAACCGGGCCCAGCCTGGGAACTGAAATCCGGACTGATTTTTGGGTTTTGGCGATGGGATTTGGCATGAAATTCTAGGCCGTGGTCCCCTAAATTTGCGGCCGGGCCCGGGGCGTGATTCAGGCTCCCGAACCGGGGGCCTGAAGAGATGCGCCGCAATGATCTGGCCGACGGGGAATGGGCGATCATCGCCCCGCTGCTGCCGAACAAGCCACGGGGCGTTGCTCGGGTGATCGAGCCGGGTGACCAAGGGCATTCTCTGGCGGGTCCGCACCGGGCGCCGTGGCGGGATGTGCCTATGACACCGACGCCATCCGTGCCGAGACGACGGGGTGCGGCGCCTTTGCCAATGTGCCGCCCCGCACAATGCGCAAGCGCAACCTCGCCTTCAGCCCCTGGCTCCGCCACCAGAGGCACCACATCGAGCGCTTCCTCAGCTGCATCAAGCAGATGCGGGCCCCGCCATCCGCCACGGCCGCCGCCCGGAAAGTTTCCTCGCAGCCCTCAAGCTCGCCGCAGCGCGCATCTGGCTCGATCGTAGCGCAGATTGGGGATCGCTCGGCAGAATGGGGACCATTCACCTTCGGTCGCGCGTGATGGACCATCGGTCGGCACTCAGGTTTTCGGTGTCCCCTTCGCTCTGCCATGAGCGATGGGATGGCTGTCTATCAATCACGTATCCACTGTCATGTGAGCCATGGAGAGGAAATCTATCGCGCATGGCGCGGAACTGGTCGCAGCCCGCCGCGCCATCCGCTACCGGCGCCAAGCCGACCTTTATCGCGCCTTCCTCGTCCTCGCCGCTGCAATCCTATGCGCCAGAGCCACCAGCAGGTTGTGTGAGGCGCTCTTAAGCGGACTTCCCGAGATCGGGCGGGAGGCGGCTGCTCAGGCCGTTCCCGGGCCCGGGTGTGGCATGTGATCGCCCGGCGGCAAGACGAGTGGGGTCGGCGCCGTCCCGCGAGACCGGGCGGCGCGGGCCATTGACAGGCTCATATTTCGTGTTACTCAATGTAACGCGAAATGGAGTTGATCATGGCGGCGAGGCCCTATCGGCAGGTGGCGCGGGAGAGCGCGGTGCGCGGCACCGAGCAGCAGATCGTCGAGGCCTTCGCGACGCTGATGGAGACGCGCTGGTTCGACGAGGTCACCCTGGACGAGATCGCCGCCGCGGCCGGCACCACGCGCCAGACGGTGATCCGCCGCTTCGGCAGCAAGGCCGGGCTATTGAGCGCGCTCGCCGCGCAGCAGGACAGCACGATCCGGACGCATCGCTGGCAGGACGCGCCAGCCGATGTGGCCGGCATCATCGGCGTCCTCATGGCCGACTACGAGCGCAGCGGCGATCTGGTGGTGCGCACGTTGAACCAGGAGGATCGCATTCCCGAGTTCGGCGCGGTTCTGGACCAGGGGCGCCGCGGCCACCGGGAATGGATCATGGACATGTTCCGCCCGTGGCTCGACCGGCGTGAAGGCGCGCGGCGGGACGATCTTTTCGCCGAGCTCCTGGCGGTGACGGATGTCTGGGTCTGGCATCTCATGCGCCGTCGGCAAGGCCACGAT
This window contains:
- a CDS encoding aldehyde dehydrogenase family protein yields the protein MTVVDIKANLKNIFKPEYGHFIAGRWIGSDSGKTIPQINPATGEILSCVQAGNRQDVLRAVAAAEAAYASWSQTTPDERQALLIEIARRMRARNAEYARMECLNNGKTITEATYWDIPIAAAQFDLFAGAAHTLIGETRNYPDALQIVHREPLGVCAQIIPWNVPLLMMAAKIAPALAAGNTVVLKPAESSCLSVLEFFDEMADIIPPGVVNVVTGYGADVGEALVTHPSVRKVAFTGSVPTARKIMQYASANIIPQTMELGGKSAQVVCPTADIDAAVEGAALSTIFNKGEVCLAGSRIYVHSSVKDEFTEKLVRVLNSVRVGDPLNPATQLGALASQAQYEKVTGYFDIGRAEGARVLTGAEPLRVTGLEKGLFVRPTVFDDVSDEMRIAREEIFGPVTAIFTWNREEEVLRSVNNSPYGLAGGIWSNDLNQVHRMSRQMETGTIWVNRYFNAKTGNALGGYKQSGFGREFAHEILGDYTHTKSVVINLQDGPLGVFAKH
- a CDS encoding carotenoid oxygenase family protein, with amino-acid sequence MSESQFYILELDGDSPIKLMQFDWVALRRAPMWRLNLKRGGETMENLNHTHLQLMGNYAPISMEADAPDLLVTEGKIPAGLNGVLYRNGANPMFPPLSSDHHWFLSEGMIHAVYVKDGQVSYRNRWVRTQQYLAQREAGHRLVTTGLKSPSLPEGENIPKHFAATHVLFHGGKLLALDEWCGPAALDGDTLETVVETWDFEGKHKGALSAHPHIDPDTGEMHGFGYQAGGFGTAEMSYSVVDKNGNLIRHDHFPVPFCSIAHDFAITKEHVIFPLFAADINLQRVANGGPLGAYDPALGTHFGIMRRDGDVSEMRWFRGKATYAFHTINAYTEHKDGRTKVVLDMMQYPHLPLFPDLSKNSEPEWIRDGNGVPVRWTFDMDSNEDGYTEEVLSSVAGEFPVVDERYVGKRYSKCFYAAFLGEWVDGSYYDAIVQLDVVTREHKEYRPGKGHYVLEPAFVPRDKNAPEGDGWVVTIVYDPERNLSDFIVLDTTDISKGPIARVELPTRIPFGFHGSWRSLEA
- a CDS encoding OmpP1/FadL family transporter, which translates into the protein MPVRNIVSVAPIALASGFAIVSSAAWATDASQLTGYGVAAMSMGGASIAFPQDSIAAANNPAGLAYVGNRIDLDVQFLGASSQTTLITPANRIDGSIIAPVPEMGFNYQLTPQITLGMSTFASGAAFNYSTSALPIPGMHNAQASFKQVVALPTVTYKVTDDFAVGASVGPAIQLFEASGLFAPGPNGAPILFDSYNTRAAFGVTGKVGALWNVTNWFSVGASYSPKTIMGNIPGYSKTLLSTVGGGIDIPEQYGVGIAIRPFDNVTIAVDYLHISWSDVRAYNDLFGWQDQDVFRAGISYDFNDVWTFRGGFSLANQAPDSDFATQNFILTGINSNAITAGFTCRLGGGYEFNLGLEYDIPNPLVGTGPSLGTEIRTDFWVLAMGFGMKF
- a CDS encoding TetR/AcrR family transcriptional regulator; its protein translation is MRGTEQQIVEAFATLMETRWFDEVTLDEIAAAAGTTRQTVIRRFGSKAGLLSALAAQQDSTIRTHRWQDAPADVAGIIGVLMADYERSGDLVVRTLNQEDRIPEFGAVLDQGRRGHREWIMDMFRPWLDRREGARRDDLFAELLAVTDVWVWHLMRRRQGHDAERTQRLMTQIVERLLRED